In Halosegnis marinus, one genomic interval encodes:
- a CDS encoding 4Fe-4S dicluster domain-containing protein, whose protein sequence is MNIGAFACSCGGSCDIDLERARDGVRDVDVVASSSLLCQDGLDAMEHVIDQYDLDQVVATATDDGCKSRIRERATEAGLHPDATAFVDHREGSAWVHDRDEATDKTARVINATAAGVREASGERRVSREAGDRVAVVGDPETAAALADTADVTLVANGREFAGADLDLDDVTLRRGGVASVEGEYGEFTLSLRSRVTADCISCMECVERGPDDMVTARPVDIHPEAPRGEWTDCCPTDAIDMDGETTTLDADQVVWPGADRRERGGRIGFYTTSDAGTVAAVESLLGGVEKPRFIDLEMDVCASGASSQQGCTECSDACPHGAVARPAVDEVEIDPVACQNCGACTSACPTGAVSLREPSNRRLAREVEALVDEDTDDGGSWFGRGDDGIETPVVAFTCSERARDRLREYGRAAAAGAEGGYPPILPVSVNCTDTVGSAHVLHALAAGAEGVAIVGCGESCLHSGPDPKAALVERLNRATRDLGLGDRTTFLAPGPDPARFREELETFVGGLDPSPVPRGEHEATGRIEAERPNPDFDTHGWALESVRAIVQHAEPERDVIRGLTAFGRMEVSEACNLTPTCSNLCPTDAIRRTTDADLEFNHEQCVNCGLCEQGCPETAITMKDGLDLSLLPERNDGEAWHTVHDGEMQECVRCGKAFASAGTIEKVRGEVGDRVTGIAPEADHDIFEYCGDCRTTLLFGGGN, encoded by the coding sequence ATGAACATCGGCGCGTTTGCGTGCTCCTGTGGCGGGTCGTGCGACATCGACCTCGAACGGGCGCGGGACGGGGTGCGCGACGTGGACGTCGTCGCCAGTTCGAGCCTCCTGTGTCAGGACGGCCTCGACGCGATGGAACACGTCATCGACCAGTACGACCTCGACCAGGTGGTCGCGACCGCCACGGACGACGGCTGTAAGAGCCGTATCCGCGAGCGGGCGACCGAGGCGGGGCTCCACCCGGACGCCACCGCGTTCGTCGACCACCGGGAGGGGAGCGCGTGGGTCCACGACCGCGACGAGGCGACGGACAAGACGGCCCGTGTCATCAACGCGACGGCCGCGGGCGTCCGTGAGGCGAGCGGGGAGCGGCGCGTCTCCCGGGAGGCCGGCGACCGCGTCGCCGTCGTCGGCGACCCCGAGACGGCCGCCGCGCTCGCGGACACCGCCGACGTGACGCTCGTCGCGAACGGCCGGGAGTTCGCCGGCGCGGACCTCGACCTCGACGACGTGACGCTCCGCCGGGGCGGCGTCGCCTCCGTCGAGGGCGAGTACGGCGAGTTCACGCTCTCGCTCCGGTCGCGCGTCACCGCCGACTGCATCTCGTGTATGGAGTGCGTCGAGCGCGGCCCCGACGACATGGTCACCGCCCGCCCGGTGGACATCCACCCCGAGGCCCCGCGCGGCGAATGGACCGACTGCTGTCCCACCGACGCCATCGACATGGACGGCGAGACGACGACGCTCGACGCCGACCAGGTCGTGTGGCCCGGCGCGGACCGTCGCGAACGCGGCGGCCGGATTGGCTTCTACACCACCTCGGACGCCGGAACCGTCGCGGCCGTCGAGTCGCTGCTCGGCGGCGTCGAGAAGCCGCGGTTCATCGACCTGGAGATGGACGTGTGCGCGTCGGGCGCGTCGAGCCAGCAGGGGTGTACGGAGTGTTCGGACGCGTGCCCGCACGGCGCGGTCGCGCGGCCGGCCGTGGACGAGGTGGAGATAGACCCCGTGGCGTGTCAGAACTGCGGCGCGTGTACGAGCGCCTGCCCGACCGGCGCGGTGTCGCTCCGCGAGCCCTCGAACCGACGGCTCGCCCGCGAGGTCGAGGCGCTCGTGGACGAGGACACCGACGACGGCGGTTCGTGGTTCGGCCGCGGCGACGACGGCATCGAGACCCCCGTGGTCGCCTTCACCTGCTCCGAGCGGGCGCGCGACCGCCTCCGCGAGTACGGCCGCGCCGCGGCCGCGGGTGCCGAGGGCGGCTACCCGCCGATACTCCCGGTGTCGGTCAACTGCACGGACACGGTCGGCTCCGCGCACGTCCTCCACGCGCTCGCGGCGGGCGCGGAGGGGGTCGCCATCGTCGGCTGCGGCGAGTCGTGTCTCCACTCCGGGCCGGACCCGAAGGCCGCGCTCGTCGAGCGGCTGAACCGCGCGACCCGCGACCTCGGCCTCGGCGACCGGACGACGTTCCTCGCGCCCGGTCCCGACCCCGCGCGCTTCCGCGAGGAGCTGGAGACGTTCGTCGGCGGCCTCGACCCCTCGCCGGTGCCGCGCGGCGAGCACGAGGCCACGGGCCGTATCGAGGCCGAGCGGCCGAACCCCGACTTCGACACCCACGGTTGGGCGCTCGAGTCGGTGCGGGCCATCGTCCAACACGCCGAGCCCGAGCGCGACGTGATACGCGGGCTGACGGCGTTCGGCCGGATGGAGGTGAGCGAGGCCTGTAACCTCACGCCGACCTGTTCGAACCTCTGTCCGACCGACGCCATCCGCCGGACGACGGACGCGGACCTGGAGTTCAACCACGAGCAGTGCGTCAACTGCGGCCTCTGCGAGCAGGGGTGTCCCGAAACGGCCATCACGATGAAGGACGGCCTCGACCTCTCGCTGCTGCCCGAGCGCAACGACGGCGAGGCGTGGCACACGGTCCACGACGGCGAGATGCAGGAGTGCGTCCGCTGCGGCAAGGCGTTCGCCTCGGCGGGCACCATCGAGAAGGTGCGCGGCGAGGTGGGCGACCGCGTGACCGGCATCGCGCCCGAGGCCGACCACGACATCTTCGAGTACTGCGGCGACTGTCGCACTACCCTGCTGTTCGGGGGTGGGAACTGA
- a CDS encoding DUF7405 family protein, with the protein MASRRRLLSRVAAAVGISSLAGCTGSEPSLDLPPNPRADSLPALQHDWVGGMRTDEHGNPLLPRFHRVLMLDATAPIDDALRERVERACRALEAAYDWSSADLLHTWAWGTGYFEKQGSLGRAPIRRPRVLSRTDDPDLRSFDAALVLASDTESHLTATEAALFGDRDTLGGAPVEAPLGDLFDRRRRVTGFMGEGLPAAHADAEGIPEGAPLDGAPGFMGFRSGRVRTQASLDRVTKSGGRWDGGTTMHLSHLTFSLDGWYAMDMPDRVARMFSPDVTPEEAETYDTDVPFADAVREHARDYGVVGHTEKMARARENGEPILLRRDFNTVDGGRAGLHFLSYQRSLADFETARDAMNGWWLRDDHPSITDRQNNGLLNFVTVRSRANFYVPPRARRATP; encoded by the coding sequence ATGGCAAGCCGGAGACGGCTCCTCTCGCGCGTCGCGGCGGCCGTCGGCATCTCCAGTCTCGCGGGCTGTACGGGCTCCGAGCCCTCGCTCGACCTGCCGCCGAACCCGCGGGCCGACTCGCTTCCGGCGCTCCAACACGACTGGGTCGGGGGCATGCGCACCGACGAACACGGCAACCCCCTGTTACCCCGCTTTCACCGCGTCCTCATGCTGGACGCGACGGCCCCGATAGACGACGCGCTCCGCGAGCGCGTCGAGCGCGCCTGCCGCGCGCTGGAGGCGGCCTACGACTGGTCGAGCGCGGACCTCCTGCACACGTGGGCGTGGGGGACGGGCTACTTCGAGAAGCAGGGGTCGCTCGGGCGCGCGCCGATCCGTCGGCCGCGCGTGCTGTCGCGGACGGACGACCCCGACCTCCGGTCGTTCGACGCGGCGCTCGTCCTCGCCAGCGACACCGAGTCGCACCTGACGGCGACGGAGGCCGCGCTGTTCGGCGACCGCGACACGCTCGGTGGCGCCCCCGTCGAGGCGCCGCTGGGCGACCTGTTCGACCGGCGGCGACGGGTCACCGGCTTCATGGGCGAGGGACTGCCCGCCGCCCACGCGGACGCGGAGGGCATCCCCGAGGGCGCCCCGCTCGACGGCGCGCCGGGGTTCATGGGCTTCCGCTCCGGGCGGGTCCGCACCCAGGCGAGTCTCGACCGCGTGACGAAGTCCGGCGGCCGGTGGGACGGCGGCACGACCATGCACCTCTCGCACCTCACGTTCTCGCTCGACGGCTGGTACGCGATGGACATGCCCGACCGGGTCGCGCGGATGTTCTCGCCGGACGTGACGCCCGAGGAGGCGGAGACCTACGACACGGACGTGCCGTTCGCGGACGCCGTACGCGAACACGCCCGGGACTACGGCGTCGTCGGCCACACGGAGAAGATGGCGCGTGCCCGCGAGAACGGCGAGCCGATCCTGTTGCGCCGCGACTTCAACACCGTCGACGGCGGCCGTGCCGGCCTCCACTTCCTCTCGTACCAGCGGTCGCTCGCGGACTTCGAGACGGCGCGCGACGCGATGAACGGCTGGTGGCTGCGCGACGACCACCCGTCGATAACGGACCGGCAGAACAACGGGCTGTTGAACTTCGTCACCGTTCGGTCGCGCGCGAACTTCTACGTGCCGCCGCGCGCCCGGCGGGCGACGCCCTGA